The genome window GCCGTGGGAATCCGCATTCGTCTTGATTTAGATTCAGGGACTTGGGTAGTGCGGGTGGTCGGCCGTTGCTGTGGGAACCCGCACTACCTAAATTCAGGGCCAGTCAATGAAGCCGCAGGCACAAATGCACTTAACGAAACTTTTTGCATCTTTGTGTAAGAACCTTCACCAAGTTGCAAACACGTATGGCCAATCAATCCACCAAAGACCCCGGTAGCTTACTGAAAACCGTGCTGATCGGTCTGTTGATTATTTTTAGCCTAGCGCTGGTCGTTGGCACACTGTCCGTCGTTTTCCCGTAAGCGTCAGCTATCCAGTACCGATAAAAGTACCGCACACGCTTCCCGAATTTGCTCGTCCGTGATGATCAGCGGTGGGGCAATGCGCATCGAGTTGTTACAAAACAGGAACCAGTCGGTGATGACGCCCTTGTCAATGGCCCGGTCAATAACGGGTTTCAACACATCAAACGACGCAAATTCAACGGCCAGCATCAATCCTTTGCCCCGTACTTCCCGAATGGCGGGATGCTTTAGCAACTGCCGGAACAACTGGCCTTTCGCTTCGGCGGCTTCGTGAAGTTTCTCCTCTTTAATCACCGTTAGGGTTGCCAGCGAGGCTGCGCACGACACCGGATGACCGCCAAACGTGGTGATATGGCCCAGAATCGGGTTGTTTTTGAGTACGCTCATCACCGCTTCTGAGCTGATAAACGCACCGATCGGCATCCCGCCCCCCATGCCTTTCGCACACAGCAGGATATCGGGTACAGCCCCGACGGCTTCGAAGGCCCAGAATGTGCCCGTCCGTCCGAAACCGGTCTGAATTTCGTCAAACACCAGTAACGCGCCAACATCCGTGCATCGTTGGCGAACCGCCTGTAAGTAAGCGGCATCGTGAACCCGAATCCCCGCTTCGCCCCCGATCACTTCCATGATGACAGCTGCCGTTCGTGTGGTAATTTTCTCGATGTCAGCCCAATGGCCGGGGTGTATATGCCGTATATCGGGCAGAAGGGGTCGGTAATTACGCTTAAAATTTTCGTCACCCGACAGCGACAGCGCGCCCTGCGTTGAACCGTGGTACGCGTTAAAACAGCTTATGATCTCGGTCCGGCCCGTAAAGCGTTTGGCTACTTTCATCGCTCCCTCAACGGCCTCCGTCCCCGAATTGGTGAAGTAAACCGAATCCAGACCGGTGGGCAACGTTTCCGACAGAGCATGGGCCAGCAACGTTTGCGGGGTTTGTACGTACTCCCCGTAGACCATCAGGTGGAGGTATTTATCCAGCTGGTTCTGAATCGCTTCCAATACGCGCGGATGCCGGTGGCCGACGTTACTGACGCCAATACCCGAAATCAGGTCCATGTACGGTTTGCCCGCCGTTGAATAAATAAATACACCTTCTGAACGCTCGATTTCCAACCCTAACGGGAAATCGGAGGTCTGTGCTATGTGCTGAAAAAATAACTGTCGGTGTGTCACCGTTTGCATACTACTATAAACGTTAAGCCTCTTCATCCTAACACCCCGGATCATGAAAACAGTTCTTCTCCTGCTGACACTTTTCCCGGCGATCTGTTGGGCACAACGGGTCAAAATTACGGCTGAAGACATGGCCCGTAAACAATCGTTTCTGCTGCTGCGCGACGGTTCGGTGGTTCGCGGGCAGCTCATTCGCCAGGATAGTCTGCTGATCACCGTCCGGAAAGCTGGTGGTGACCTGACCTTTATTGAATCGGATCAGTTGATTGGTGTTATGCCTATTCGACCCCGCCCGGTCAACCAAACCCCGACAACGGCGCTGTATTCGGTCTTTGTGTTTAAAGACAGCTCACGGATAGAAGGCCGCTTTGTTCGGAAAGATAGCACGATGATTACGGTGCGAAAGCGGAATGGGCAACTCACGTATTTTGAGCCGGAACTGCTCGATCACGTCGATTCGGTACGGATCGGGACCCGGCTGCCTATCGATTCGGCGCGGCTGTTCAAAAATCGGTTCTCTCCCTGGCTGCTGGTTGGCCAAACGGCCTACAATCCCGAAAAAGGGCGCTTTTATTACCGGAACACCTGGCTCTTGGTGAACGAGTTTCAGTACGGGATTACCCGTTTCTGGAGCGTTGGTGCCAGTTTTGTAGCACCACTCCCGTGGTTGGGTTATTCCGGAATCGAATCGATCCGCAATCCTGTGTTGAACCGAATGCGGTTGACATCGAAGCTAAGTGCGCCAATCGGTCAGGCGTTGCGGGCGGGACTTAACGTAACTTACCAGCCGTCTACGAACCGCGACTTTTATCGTCCGGGTGTGTGGACGTTTCAGGCATTGGCTTCCATCGGGAACAGCCAGCGGAATGTTACCATCGGCTACGGACTTGTAAACCGGGGAAGCCAGCGGGTATATGAGTACTGGTCGTCGGCGTATCCTACCCCCTTTACCGATCAGCGCGTGCCCGATCAGTCGTTTATGACCGTGGGTGTTGTCCAAAAAGTATTACCGGGTCTGACGTTGCTGAGCGACAACCGGATTAACCTGGGGAAAAACTATTACGGCTATGACGACAACGGCGAACGCGCCACGGTATCGTTTGCTTTTCGGCTCGATCGTCGTCGTCACGCCTTCGATCTTGGCGTTTACGGGTTTCTCTATCGAAACAATTATTACTGGGACGGCAAAATGGTCCGGTTCTACCCATACATCGGCTACAACCTGATCTTTGGTAGTAAATAGAGGCTTCACGGTGCTTGATACGCCGTATCTCCAAGATACGGCGTATCAAGCACCGTGAAGCCTCAGTAAATAGGGTGTTATGATAAATGGGTAGATGGTCTACTACGATTCAGACCATCTACCCATTTATCATAACACCCTACTAATCAACAATCACTTTTCAAAAAAGCAGACCGTTCCGCCAACCCAGTCGAAGTCTTTATTGAACCGAACGCCGATCATTTCACCCCGGCTCAGACGGCTCAAATTCGTGAGCAGCGTTGGTTTTGCATCGCCTTTTGGCCAGATAAACAACATCCGGATTTCGGCCTTGATGAGCCCGTCGGGTGCCTGAACAACTGGTTCGTACTTGACTTTCCGCTGGATCAGATAACCGGTTCGTTGATCCGCAGGAATCGCGTCGAGATCAGCCGCTGTAATGTGCAGTTTAACGCCACTGCCCGCAAAGGAGAACAGGGGTTTCAGCACGTAGTTCTCCAGATCCGCCGGATACTCAGTCAGGTCAGACAGGAAATAACTGGCTGGTACATAGGGACTTTTTATGAAAGGTAATGTGTATTTACTGATCCGGAAAAACCAGTTCGGGTGCCCAACCCATTCCACATCGACATCATCGGTGAGGTGAAAGTCGGTCTGAAGATCAGGAAAGTTCTGTAAATCATCGAAAATCAGGCGGTTATAAATTCGCTTGATCCGGATTAATTGGCCATCTTTTTCGTAAAACAACTGCCGACCCTCTTTTTTTATCTTCGTCAGGCAAACGGGCGCAACGCCGAGATACCGTTCGGTTACAGCAAAATCGACGCGTGTTTTCTGCTTTTCCGGGTAAATTTCCAGCAGGATAACCTCGTCCGGATGGCAGTCGCCGACGATCATCTGCCGGAGCCGATCCAGATACTCGTCATTCGTGGAGACGGTAAATAGATGAGACAGCTGATCCGGTATCGGGAATGCGGCCCGGAATTGGTCGGCCAGGTAGGGCTGAAACGCGTATAAAGACGGGAATCCCTGTAATTCGATGAGTTGTGGGGTTAGCTCCATGTTTTCATCGGTGCAGACCGCAAAATCGACCGCGAGAAATTGCGTGTGGTCATCCTCATTGGGTACTCGCTGACCCTCCGGAATGGCCTGTTCCGTCAGGGTTTTAAAGTCGTCGCGCGTGATGACATCCACGATCGCATCGCACGCGGACAGCAATTTATCGGTTAAGATTTTTGGAACAAAAACGGGCGTCTCGGCCACGCGGAAATCCAGTTGACCGGGCAGGTCCGTATCGATTTTGTCCAAAAAAGCCCGGTAACGTTCCGGGCTGAAGGCTTGATTGTAGGCTTGGCGAACTGACTGAATCATAGTTCTTTTTAAACAGAATGACAGATTTTACCTGGACCTGAACGAGTCATTTTCTGACAGGATCTTCCGTATTTACGTTGAGAAAAGTGCCGCCATGTAGCGACTCGCAAGCCAGAAAATCCTGTCAGACCCCTTAATTCAGTTCGACAAATTGATCGGAGAGCGACAGGGCCGCAATGGCCTGACGCAGAAAACCGGGGAGAATAACGGACTCCGTTAGCGCAATTTTGTCCGGGTCCTGCAAATAGGCGACCATTTCGTCGTATTTCTCCTGTCCGAAGTTGGTTACGATCTGATTCCGTTTCTCATCGGTCAGGAAGTAGCGCAACATACCCTCGTTGTCCGCTTCGGGATGAAACTGAGTACCCACAATTTCGGGTGAAAAACGAATGGCCATAACGGCGCGGTCGAGCGGCACGTGGGGCCGGATTTTCTCCAGGCACAGAATCGACGCACCCATCTCGTTCATGCGATCCAGGTTGGGTTCGGTGATCTGATAATCTCGCGAATCAACCGCGTAGAACGGTTCGGGTAACCCCTGGAAAACGGCATCTGCACAGCCATCGTCCGTCTGGTGAATGGGGAAAATGCCGAATGACGTTGATTTGCGTTTGCTGAGAAAGCCTAATTCCAGATGCCGGACGGTTAGCTGGAATGAATGACAGATCAGGAACACGAACTTCTTGCGATCGTTTTTCCGGTTCCAGGCAAATAGCTGGTCGATCAGGTTGAAATACGGTTTTTCCCACGCTTCCTCAGAGGCCAGCGGGCTGCCCGGTCCCCCGGACGAAATATAAATATCGTAATCCAGACCGGGAATTTCAGTACCCGCCCGAACGTTAAACACATCGAAAGCCAGTTCGGCCTGGTCGTTGCCCTGGACGCTTCGGATAAGATGCAGAATACAACGCATGCCTTCGTTGGCGTGGTTGTTATTCATGTCCAGTACGGCGATTTTTGTTAAGCTCATAGTGATAGGTTGCGATAGGTTGACGCAGACCGTTCAGGAAAAAACTAGTTTATGCCAAAAGAAGTTTCCTCAACTATGTAATCGACGACCCGCTTGAGGTCGTTGTGTTGTTGGAAAACAGCGAGTTGGCGGTCTGCGCCCGTGCCCATTTCCAGGATTTTTAGCACGTATTCGCATTCCGCCCGGCTGCCTAGTTCGTCAACCACATCGTCGATAAAGCTGAGTAATTCGTGGATCAGATGATGGGTTGGCACTTCTTCCTGCTTGCCGAAATCAATGAGTTTCCCCTCAATGCCGTAGCGAGCGGCCCGCCATTTGTTCTCGTTGATCAGTATCCGACGGTAGGGCCGGAAATTCAAATTCTGTTTGTGCAGCTTGTAAATTTTAGCAACCAGCGCCTGCATGATCGCGGCCAGACAGATCGTTTCGTCGATCCGCATCGGCACGTCGCAAATCCGAAACTCAATGGTGTCGAAGAAGGGGTGCAGCCGAATATCCCACCATATCTTTTTGCCATTGTCGATGCAGTTGGTCTTCACGAGCAGCGCGATGTACTCATCATATTCGGCCGCCGACGAGAAATAATCGGGAATGCCCGTGCGGGGAAACTTGTCGAACACCTTCGACCGGTACGATTTGAAGCCCGTGTTGCGACCCCGCCAGAACGGTGAATTGGTTGAGAGCGCGTACACATGGGGAAGAAAGTAACGCACGGCGTTCATGATCTGAATACCTTCGTTCCGGTTTTCGATGCCCACGTGCACGTGCAGACCAAATATGAGGTTGGACCGGGCAACATCACGCAGTTCATCAATAAGCCGGTCGTACCGCTCGTTGGGCGTGATGAGCTGTTCCTGCCAGTCCGAAAACGGGTGCGTACCGGCCGCAGCAATCTTCAGGTTCTGCTTATCAGCCAGCTCAATGATCATTTTGCGGAGGTACGTTACCTCTTGGCGCGCATCCTGAATGTTATGACAGATGTTGGTGCCTACTTCAACAACGGCCTGGTGCATCTCCGCTTTTACGCGTTCCTGAAGAACGATTTGTCCACCATCAACAATCTTTGACATGTGGGAGCGTAACTCGCCGGTTGCAGGATCAATCGTTTGAAATTCTTCTTCGATTCCGAGAGTAAATACGGGCATTAGCGAAAGGGGTTAATATCAATGGGTTAGTCTTGCTGCGTAAAAATGAGTCTTTTGGTGCGTTGAGCTGCGGACCGTTAAATAATCGACTAGGAGGTAATATACTGGTTTTTTATAAACTCAAAGCGCGAACGATGGTTTTTCATGATGAACGCAAAATAAACAATAACCGAACATGCGAACGCCGAACGAAAAAAAATTGATTGCCAAATACTGGTGGATGGGTGGCAGTGGAGCGATGCTCCTGGGCAGCGGACTGGCCGTGTTGCTGCACGGATCAAAAATGAAGGAAGTCAACGAAGATCCTTGGTTTTGGGTGAGTACGGGCGGGTTTGCCCTCATCATGTCAGGGCTGAGCTTCATTGGCGATGCCAACCGATTCCGCACGATGGCTGATGTATTACAGGAACTGGATCGACGGGAGAAATTGCCCAAACACTGATGAGT of Spirosoma agri contains these proteins:
- a CDS encoding aspartate aminotransferase family protein yields the protein MQTVTHRQLFFQHIAQTSDFPLGLEIERSEGVFIYSTAGKPYMDLISGIGVSNVGHRHPRVLEAIQNQLDKYLHLMVYGEYVQTPQTLLAHALSETLPTGLDSVYFTNSGTEAVEGAMKVAKRFTGRTEIISCFNAYHGSTQGALSLSGDENFKRNYRPLLPDIRHIHPGHWADIEKITTRTAAVIMEVIGGEAGIRVHDAAYLQAVRQRCTDVGALLVFDEIQTGFGRTGTFWAFEAVGAVPDILLCAKGMGGGMPIGAFISSEAVMSVLKNNPILGHITTFGGHPVSCAASLATLTVIKEEKLHEAAEAKGQLFRQLLKHPAIREVRGKGLMLAVEFASFDVLKPVIDRAIDKGVITDWFLFCNNSMRIAPPLIITDEQIREACAVLLSVLDS
- a CDS encoding type 1 glutamine amidotransferase; this translates as MSLTKIAVLDMNNNHANEGMRCILHLIRSVQGNDQAELAFDVFNVRAGTEIPGLDYDIYISSGGPGSPLASEEAWEKPYFNLIDQLFAWNRKNDRKKFVFLICHSFQLTVRHLELGFLSKRKSTSFGIFPIHQTDDGCADAVFQGLPEPFYAVDSRDYQITEPNLDRMNEMGASILCLEKIRPHVPLDRAVMAIRFSPEIVGTQFHPEADNEGMLRYFLTDEKRNQIVTNFGQEKYDEMVAYLQDPDKIALTESVILPGFLRQAIAALSLSDQFVELN
- a CDS encoding carboxylate-amine ligase: MPVFTLGIEEEFQTIDPATGELRSHMSKIVDGGQIVLQERVKAEMHQAVVEVGTNICHNIQDARQEVTYLRKMIIELADKQNLKIAAAGTHPFSDWQEQLITPNERYDRLIDELRDVARSNLIFGLHVHVGIENRNEGIQIMNAVRYFLPHVYALSTNSPFWRGRNTGFKSYRSKVFDKFPRTGIPDYFSSAAEYDEYIALLVKTNCIDNGKKIWWDIRLHPFFDTIEFRICDVPMRIDETICLAAIMQALVAKIYKLHKQNLNFRPYRRILINENKWRAARYGIEGKLIDFGKQEEVPTHHLIHELLSFIDDVVDELGSRAECEYVLKILEMGTGADRQLAVFQQHNDLKRVVDYIVEETSFGIN